The nucleotide window AGCTACCCGACATTCTCGGCACGCCGGATAAGAAGATCCGGCTCACGCCGCAGTACCTGCTGGATGACCTGCCCCGGCTGGCCGCGCGAATCGAGCGGCCGGCCGAACAATTGGTCCTGGTGAGCCGCAGGCACCTGCGCTCGAACAACTCGTGGCTGCACAACGTGCCGGCGCTGATGAAGGGCCCAGATCGCTGCACGTTGCTGATTCACCCTGACGACGCGGCCAGAAATGGCATCGCCGACAACGATACGGTCACGGTGAAATCGATGGCGGGCGAGATCCGGGTGCCGGTAGAGATCACCGAGGCGATCAGACCCGGTGTGGTCTCGATGCCGCACGGCTGGGGGCACGGCAAACCGGACACCCGCATGGCGGTAGCCAACAGTTCGCCCGGCGCCAACACCAACGTGCTGTCCCCACCGACGTTTGTCGACGAGCCATCCGGCAATGGTGTGCTCAACGGCATCCCGGTGATCGTCAGTTAGCGGGTCGCGCGTTGGCCTTTGGCCGTGGTGGTGGTTTGACTTCGACACCGCCGGACTCGTGCTCGGGACCCGCGACCGGGTGTGCGGGTGGCGGGACACGTTGCCGGAATGTGCTGGCCTCGCTGGAAGCCTGCGCCGCAGTTGGGTGGTCCTCGCGACGATACGGCCCGGGCTTGGGCCGAGGCTTCCCGCCGGGAAGTGCCAGCCGAAAGATGCTGCGGTGCACTGAAGCCCACTGTTTGAGGAACGGGCCGGAGTTGTAGGGCAACTTGTAGCGGTCGCAGACGTCCTTGACCTTCGGGGCGATTTCGGAGTACCTGCTGCTCGGCATGTCGGGGAACAGATGGTGTTCCACTTGGTATCCCAAGTTACCGCTGAGCACATGAAACAGCGGGCTGCCCGTAATGTTGGCCGCGCCGATCAACTGGCGCACGTACCAGCCGCCACGGGTCTCGCCGGCGACTTGCTCTTCGGTGAATGTGTAGGTCTGGTCCGGGAAGTGGCCGCAGAAGATGATGGCGTGTGCCCAGACGTTGCGGATGACATTGGCCAGGGCGTCGGCGGTGAGGGTGCGCAGGAAGGTGCTTTCCACGCCCGGCAGCATCCGGTCCAGATACCGGGCCACCGTCCCGACGCGCCCATTGCTGGCTATGTTGGCCAGCCGTCGTCCAATCCGCGACCGGGTCGGCTGGTTGATCCTGCCGCGCAGCGCCAGCTGGGCTAGCGCGAACGCGCCCGCACTGATCACCGGCCAGCCGATGTAGTCCTTCTGCAGTTGTGAGAGTGCTTTACCACGAACGCCTTTGAGGTCCTTTCGCACCTCTGACCACGATTTTTCGCCAGCTCGCACGGCGTCGAAGTCCATATCGTGAACGGCTACCCCCCACTCGAAGAGGACCATGAGTAACAGGTTGTAGATCGGTTGTGCCAGATAGGCGCGCCGCCACGGTTGGGCGGGATCGATCCGCATGATCTCGTAGCCGAGGTCCTTGTCCTTGCCAAGAATGTTGGTGTAGGTGTGATGGATGTAGTTGTGTGAGTGTTTCCAGGCTTCCGCGGTGGAAGCGGAATCCCAGTCCCAGACCGAGGAATGAATATCGGGATCATTCATCCAGTCCCACTGTCCGTGCATGACATTGTGGCCGATCTCCATGTTCTCCAGGATCTTGGCAATGCCCAGACACGTGGTGCCTAGCAGCCATGCGGTTTTGGAGCGTGAAGCCAGTAGCAGTACGCGTCCGGCCACCACGATCTGGCGCTGCGCCGAGATTACCGTCTTGATATAGCGTCGGTCCCGGTCCCCGAGGTCAGCGAACACCTCGTCGTGAATGGCATCGAATTCCTCGGCGAGCCTTTCCAAGTCTTGTTCGTTCAGCTGGTCCAACGGGCTCATCACGTGAGCGGCCGTAGAAGTCATGGTGTACCTTCCGATCACAGTTGGAGTTCGACGTCGCCTTCGGCGGTGTTGATGCAGATCCGCACGTCCTGCTCGGCGGGCTCGATTACCTCGCCAGAGCGGAGGTCTCGCAGTTTGCCGGTTTTCAAGGTCCCGACACAGGTATGGCAAATCCCGATCCGGCAGCCGTAAGCCAGGTTGATGCCCGCTTTCTCCCCGGCTTCCAAAATTGGCGTGTTGCCGTCGCACTCGACGGTCACGTCGCTGTCAAGGAAGGTCACGGTGCCGCCCGCGCCGGCACCCGCCTGACCGCCGATCTTCGGCTGGAACCGCTCGTAGTGCAGACGATCCGGGTCGCCGTTGTTCTCCCAATGCTCGATCAGGGCGTCGAGTAGCTTGCCCGGGCCGGAGCAGAATGCGTCGCGTTCATGCCAGTCCGGGCACAGATCGTCCAGGTCGGCAGCCGACATTCGGCCACGCTCGGAGGTGAGCCGCAAATCCAGCCGCATATTCTCGTGGCGTCGATCGAGGTCCTCGAGGGTGGACAAGAACATCACCTGCTCGCTGGTGCGGGCGGAGTGTATGAGCACGACGTCGCCCAATTCGCCGCGGTGGTCGAGGCTGCGCAGCATGCTGATGATCGGCGTAATACCGCTGCCTGCACTGACAAACAGCAGTTTGGTCGGCAGCGCCTCGGGCAGTGTGAATACGCCCTCGACCTCACCAAGGCGTACTAGGCCCCCCGGCTGAATTTCGTGCACCAGATGCGGCGAGACGACACCGCCGTCGACTCGTTTGGGGGTGACGCTGATCAGGCCGTCATCGGGTTGAGGGTCGGATGTGAGTGAATACGCCCGCCAGTGGTAGCGGCCATCGATGATGACTCCCAGCCGTACGTACTGACCCGGCTTGTGACCGGGCCATTCGTAGCCCGGACGAATCAGGACGCTGGCCGCTTCCGAACCCTGCGGTTCGATGCGCTCGACCTTTCCGCGCAGCTCCTTGGTCGTCCAAAGCGGGTTGATCATCTCGAGGTAGTCGTCGGGCTGTAACGGGCTGAACAGTCGACGCACGGCTCTGAGGAACAAGCGCCGGCCGCGTGGAACCTGTGGTTGCGCACCGCGTTCGGCCATTCCAACATAGTACACAGATGTTTACTAAAAGTAAACCGATGTTCCATTAAATTACGAGTATAAGCCGACTAATGGCGCTGCACACTGGGGGTTATAGTTGGATGAACGTTCGTTCACTGTAGCCTCTGCTCAACGCTCGGACTTCGGACCACGAAGTCGTCTTCTGTGCACCTCGAAACGTCGGCCCCGGCTACCGGATGCCCGATATCTGCGCTGGTCAAACACCAGTAGTGGCGCGGGTCCGGCGTGGGAGCCGCCATGGTCTCAAGACGAGGGTCCTTCGGAACCGTTTGTGCGGATTAGCGATTCGCGCGCGTGATGTCGAGTTATGTTGGGCATCAACGCTATACGTGCTCCACCGACAACCCAGCTGGAAACTATTGGCAACAGGGGAATGCATACCATTGTTCGGCCGGCGTACGGCAGGTTTGATTACCTCCGGCGAGGGTATTCGGTAGCTCTAACCAAGGAGTTGTTCGCAATGGTCGCCGCTTGGAGTCCGCATCGCGCATCTCCTGGCTGCGTGCGACGCCGCATTCATCGCCGCCGCAGCGCGCAATCGATTGCGATCTCGGTGGCCTCGCGATTGATCGTCAAGAACACCGTGCGAGCCTGGGCCATGCAGCCGAATCTGAGCTGGCCATTTGACTACGTCGATGTGCTGGCCGGTGTCCTGCCATTTTCGCGATCGGCGGCCGCAGTCGAACCGGTCAGTCTCAAACACTGTGCAGCCGAATGGATTTGCGCTCCAGGCATCTCCGCGAGGCGAGCAATCCTCTACCTCCATGGCGGGGCCTTCCTTACCTGTGGGCTGAATACGCACCGCTCTCTGGCTATCCGATTGTCGGCGGCGGCGGATGCGCGCGTGCTCAACATTGGATACCGAAAACTACCGTCGCACCAGCTGAGTGATGCGATCGATGACGGATTGAGCGGCCTTAGATGGCTGCACGATCGGGGCTTCGATGGCGACCAGGTTGTCGTCGCGGGTGACTCGGCAGGCGGGTACTTGGCATTCATGACCACGCTCGCGGCCCTTGGCAGTCACATCGACAAACCCGCCGGGGTCGCCACCGTGTCACCCTTCACCGACACAGATCCGACTCGCAAGCTCGGTCAACGCAACGTGCGCGGGTGCTCGATGTTCACCGGCAGAGCCCTGTCGATGTTTGTGCAATATCTGGGCGAGGCTCGGCTAGGAGATTGTCCGAGCAGCGTTGCATCACCGGCGGACGCCGATCTATCCGCCATGCCGCCGGTGACCATCCACGCCAGTTCAGATGAACTGTTACTCGCAGACGCCGAGCTCATGGCGAAACGTCTCAATGCCACTGGAATCCGTTGTGATCTGCACCTGTGGAATGGCCAAATCCACGATTTCCCGCTGGCGGCCGACGTCTTGCCCGAGGGCCGACGGGCCATCCGATACATCGGCGATTTCGTCAAAGAGGTCACTGACGCCCCCCACAGGCACCTTGCGCCAACGGCGGGGTAACGCAGATAGCACTCACATTGCTGGGTGAACCCGCTAGGGCGCACGCCTATCGGCCCGTCGTGCGGCAAGGTGGCCTGTGCTGGGCCGCTCAGCCGATACACCCCTCCTGATGGTTTTGACCTGGTATAACGGCCTCACTTTCGACCTGTCAGCCGGTGGCGAGCTACGATGCCGCCATGCCGCTCGCCGAAGGTTCGACGTTCGCCGGCTACACCGTTGTGCGACAGCTGGGCTCCGGCGGGATGGGCGAGGTCTATCTGGTCCAACACCCCAGACTGCCTCGGCAGGATGCGCTCAAAGTCCTCCGTCCGGAGGTGTCCGCGGACACCGAGTACCGGCAGCGCTTCCACCGGGAAGCCGACGCAGCGGCCTCGCTTTGGCATCCGCATATCCTCGCTGTGCACGACCGTGGCGAAACCGACGGTCAGTTGTGGATCGACATGGACTACGTCGATGGCACCGACGCGGTTACCTTGCTGCGCGATCGGTATCCCAACGGAATGCCCGGCCCAGAGGTCAGCGAGATCGTCACCGCGGTGGCCGAGGCGCTGGACTACGCCCACGAACACAAGCTGTTGCACCGCGATGTCAAGCCAGCCAACATTCTCATTGCCAAGGCTGGCGCTGCAGACCGGCGAATCATGTTGGCCGACTTCGGCATCGCAGGCTGGCTTGGCGAAGCGAGCGGATTGACGGCGACCAACATGACGGTGGGCACCGTGTCCTACGCGCCTCCCGAGCAGCTGATGGGCAGGGATCTGGACGGGCGCGCCGACCAGTACGCCCTGGCCGCGACGGCATTTCAACTGCTGACCGGCACCCCGCCGTTCGAGCACTCCAACCCCGCGGTGGTGATCAGCCAGCACCTCAGCGCCGCACCTCCGGCGATCGGCCAACGACTTCCCGCCCTGGCGGAGCTGGACCCGGTTTTTGCCAAGGCGCTGGCCAAGGATCCCAAGGACCGTTACCAGCGGTGCATCGACTTCGCGCGAGCCCTTAGTCATCGGCTGGGCGGATCTGGCGATCCCGAGGACACCCGCGTGTCCCAGCCGGTCGCGGTGGCCGAGCCGCCAGCCAAACGGTCGTTGGCACGCCCCTCGGTCATCATCCCTGCGGTGCTGGCGGTGCTGCTGATCATCGCGGTCGCAGTGGCGCTGCGGGAGTACCAGCGCGCCGACGATGAGAGTGTGGCCACCCCGGCGCCGAGGACCTCCAGCATGCCCTCGACCACCTCGGCGGCCGCGGCAACCCCATCCACGACGTCATCCACGACGGCACCCACAACGGCGTCGACGACTTCGGCTGCGGTGACCACGGCTTCACCGGCACCTGCGCCGGTGGTGGTTATCGGGGCGATGTGTTCTCAGCTGGGCAGCACCGGCACCACGAAGACGGGTGCAACTGCCTACTGTGCGACGCTGCAGGGCACCAATACGAGTATCTGGTCACTCACCGAGGGCACGGTGGCCAGCCCGACCGGCACGGCGTCGGTCGATCCGACCGAGACGCCACTACCGATCGGGCAAGAATCACCGATACGCATCTGCATGGAGCAGACAGGTCAGTCCCGCCGTATATGCCGCGACGAAATTCGCCGCAGCAACGGCTGGCCGTGATGGCGGTGGCTACACGCACCCGCTAACGCTGACCCGACGACCGACATTGGCGCAGACGTTGATGTTGGGAGGTGGCGGGGGAGGCGGGTAGTCCTCCGGCAGTGGTGCGTATTCGGCCGGGGGCGGCGCATAGGGGGCGAGCGCATCGGCGACGTTGGCGCAACCGCTAACCGAAACCCGCCGGCCGGCGTTGACGCACACATCCGCTAGCGCCACGCCGGACGGCGCCACGATGGCGAAAAGTTCAGGGATACCGGTCAACGTCAGGGCCGCCAGCGCCACGGTGGCCGATGACCTCTTCCAGGTACTCATCGAGATTCTCCTTTGCCAATGCCCGCCCGCACGCTGCTCACTCTAGTGACCCCGGCGGCGGATTCGGCGAGTTCGAGCAAGAACGGAATCCCGGGGCAGCTTACCGATAGTTGGTAATTGGTTGCGCTCAACTTGGCGAGCAGTTCTCGGGGGCCCTGCGGCACAGAGAAAGTCGTGAATTTCTGCAGTAATCGATCGGTGAATATGGCGAAGCAGTAGATTTTCGGACGCACCCGTCAGCCATGTGCTGCGGGAACCGACCAGCGCAATGTTAACTTGCGGGAAAATGTTGCCCGCTGACGGAGGAAGGCGAGGTCCCGCAGGTACGTTTATGGGCCGGGTTGACACAGGAGCAGCTATGACCGACACGATCGTCCAGACTTTCCACCCGCTGGACCCGCTCGCCGAGAACGAGTTCAAGCAGGCGGTCGCCATCCTGCGCCGTGACCGGGGTGTCGACGGGCGCTGGCGATTCGCCTCAATGGAACTCGAGGAGCCAAGCAAGCCGGAGCTCGTTGCCTTTGACCATAGCGGTACGGTGCCGGAGCGCCGGGCGGTCATCGTGTGCTTCAACCGCGACTCGAATAGCACATATAAGGCCAGTGTTTCACTGACCGAGGACAAGGTGCTGTCGTGGGTTTGCCTGCCAGGTGTGCAGGCGAACATCACCCACGATGAATGGCTCGAGGCGGGCGCAGTGCTGCGGAGCCATCCAGATGTTGTCCAGGCTCTGCACCGACGCGGCATCACCGATTTGGAAAACATGCTCGTCGACGTTTGGGCTTACGGAGACGCCGTGATTCCAGTGCAGTATCGCGGCCGACGGCTGGCGTGGTCAGACAGCTGGCTGACCACCCCGGGTGGCGCAAATCTGTATGCCCAACACATCAAGGGATTCCATTGCGTCATCGACTTGAACACCATGGAGCTGCTAGAGATCGAGCAGGGAAATCCGCTCGAGTTCCCGGCCGTCATGGCCGAGTACATTCCGCGGCATATTCCCGAGCGGCTGCGCGATTCCAGCGCCCGGGGCGCACTGCGGCCGTTGCAGATTAGCCAACCGGAGGGCCCGTCGTTCACATTGCGCGGAAACCATCTGGAATGGCAAAACTGGTCGCTGCGTGTCGGTTTCAACTATCGCGAGGGGATGACGCTGCACAAGGTCGCCTACAACGATCATGGTCGAGTCCGTCCAATCGCTCACCGGATTTCGTTCGCCGAGATGACGGTGCCCTACCGCGATCATTGCGCTGATCACTATCGGCGCACCGCGTTCGATATCGGCGAATGGGGACTCGGATTCATGACGACTTCGCTGGAGCTGGGTTGCGATTGTCTGGGTGAAATCCGGTATCTCGATGCGGTCCTGCACAACAGCAAGGGGGAGCCGCACACGATTAAGAACGCGATCTGCATCCATGAAGAAGATAACGCGGTGCTATGGAAGCACGTTGCCTACGACGGCAGCGCCGAGGTGCGGCGGATGCGCCGATTGACCATTTCCTTCCACGTGACCGTGGCCAACTACGAGTACTTGGTCTACTGGCGGTTCTATCAGGACGGCAACATCGAATGTGAAATTCGTGCAACCGGATTGATGGTGACCACTGCCGTCACCGACGGAGAGCCTCATCCACACGGCACCTTGGTGGACGAGCGGACCTACGCCCCGTATCACCAACATTTTCTGACCGCACGGCTGGATCTGGATATCGACGGCACCCACAACACCGTGTATGTCAGTGAGACCGAGGTAGTACCCACCGGGCCAAACAACCCGTACGGATTATCGTTGCGGCAGAAAAACATCCCGCTGCGTACCGAGGAAGACGGCAAGCAGGACTACAACTGGGAGACCCAACGTGCCTGGCGGGTGGTAAACGAGAATGTCACCAATGGGCTGGGCACGCACCCGTCCTACAAGCTCGTACCGGGTGCGGCCATCCCGGCGATGTTTGATCCCAGCTCGCCCGTGCTGCGCCGCGCCGAGGTCATCAGCCACACCGTTTGGGTAACCCCGAATCATCCCGGCGAGCGCTGGCCAGCAGGAGAATTCGTGAATCAAAGTGGTCCGGGACTGGGGTTGCCCGAGTGGACGGCGGCGAACCGGTCGATAGAGAACACCGACGTTGTGGTTTGGTACACGTTCGGCATCCACCACGTAACCAGGCCGGAGGACTGGCCGGTGATGCCGGTAGACACCGCGTCGTTCTGGCTCAAGCCCGTTGGGTTTTTTGACCGCAATCCCGCTTTGGATGTCGCACCGACGGCATCGGAAATGTGTCATGGCGCGGGCGGTCGTTGACGTGCCGCAGCAGCCGTTGAGCCGCTGCGCCCGTACGCGCATCAGCGATCGAGTCAACGCCTCATGACCGGCACGCCAGCGGCGCAGATTTTCGCACGCGGTCCCAAAGGAAACAGGTTCAAGGCGCAACCCCTGGTGCCGCACCGCGACGACACCGCGTCTGACGGTGTGCTGTCCAAGGGGTTGGCCAGCGGTGCGGTTGGCACGGTTTCTGGTGCAATCCTCGGCATCGCGTGCGTGGCACCCGGATACACGTTGACGGCCAGCGTCGGTCTGATCGTTGCCGCGGTCGGGCTCAAGATGCCAGCGATATTTGTGTTCGGGTTCATCCCGATGTTTTTGACCGCGTTCGCCTATCGCGAGCTCAACGCCGACTCGCCAGATTGTGGCGCGTCCTTCACCTGGTCCACCAAGGCTTTCGGACCGTACGTGGGGTGGATGTGCGGCTGGGGCATGGTGATTGCGACGGTCATAGTGCTGTCAAACCTGGCTGCGGTCGCGGTGCAATTTTTCTATCTGCTGCTCGCCGGCATGTTCGACAGCCCCGGAATCGCCGCACTGGGCGCAAACCGGTGGGTCGATATTGCGTCCACCTTGGTGTTTATTGCCGGGGCCACGTGGGTTTCGAGTCGAGGCATTCAAACCAGCGAGCGGGTGCAGGGCCTCCTGGTGTGTTTTCAGATGACGGTGATTTTGGGCTTCGGTGTGGCAGCCATTGTCGGGGCAATCCGGGGACACGGCCCGGCCAATCTGAGCTTCAACCTCGGTTGGTTCGACCCGTTCAGCGGGCTTGCCATGGGTGCATTTGTGATCGGGGTGACTGGCTCGATTTTCTCGTTCTGGGGCTGGGACACCTGCCTGACCCTGGGCGAGGAATGCACCGACCCAAAGAAAGTTCCCGGCCGCGCCGGCGTGCTGTGTGTGGTCAGCATTCTGCTCACTTACCTGCTAGTGAGCGTGGCGATGATGATGTATGCCGGCGTTGGTTCGGAGGGGCCCGGGTTGGGCAATCCGGACAACTCGGAAAACGTGTTCGGTGCGCTCGCGCGACCGGTGCTCGGCCCATGGGGTAGCCAGCTGTTGTTCGTGGGGATCCTGGCATCGACGCTGTCGAGTCTGCAGACGACATTCCTCCCGGCATCGCGGTGCATGCTCGCGATGGGCGCGTATCGGGCGTTTCCCCAGCGGTTCTCGGCGGTGAGCCCGCGCTTTCAGGTGCCACTCTTCAGCACCATCGCGGCGGCAGTGGCCTCCGGTGCCTTTTACACCCTTGCACGGTTGCTGTCCGAGCGAACTTTGTTGGACACCATCGCGGCCCTCGGCATGCTGGTCTGTTGGTACTACGGCATTACCGCCTTCGCCTGCATGTGGTACTTCCGCAAGGAACTCTTCAGGTCCCTGCGCAACGTGGCCTTCAAGTTCGTGTGCCCGCTGCTCGGCGGGATGATGCTGCTACTCGTCTTTGCGGTCTCGGTCCACGAGAGCATGGACCCGCGGCACGGCAGCGGCGCGTCGATCGCGGGTGTCGGGCTAGTCTTCTACCTTGGCTTCGGCATCTTGTTGCTCGGCGTGGTGCTGATGGTCGTCATGCGAGTTCGCCAACCCGGTTTCTTCTTGGGTCACACGCTGACGCCGTCAACCCCGGCCCTCACCGACGACGCCGCCGTCGCCACCGCTAGCCAGCCGGACGCCGGTCCGGACGAACATCGCTGAGCACTACTCGTAGAACGGGACACCATGGCCGAAAAGAAGGTCTTTCACAACATCATTGCCGGCGAAATCCAGGCAAAGCCGGACGGAAACACGATGGACATCGTCAATCCGTCCACGGGCGAAGTGTATGCATCGGCGCCGAACTCCTCCGGCAGGGATGTTGATGATGCGTTCGTCGCGGCGGCCAAGGCGTTCGAGTCGTGGCGTTGGTCGACCCCGAGCGAGCGGCAGCGCGCGCTGCTGCGGCTCGCCGACCTCATCGAGGAAAACGCCGAAGAACTCGTCGCGATCGAGTGCGAGAACACGGGCAAACCAATCTCCTTGACCAGGTCGGAGGAGATTCCGCCGATGGTCGACCAGATCCGCTTTTTCGCCGGGGCGGCGCGGGTTTTGGAAGGCCGCGCGCAAGGCGAGTACATGCGGGGCTACACCTCGTCGATACGGCGGGAGCCGGTCGGCCCCGTCGCGCAGGTAGCACCCTGGAATTACCCAATGATGATGGCGGTGTGGAAATTTGCCCCGGCGCTGGCTGCTGGCTGCACCGTGGTGCTCAAGCCGTCGGACACCACGCCCGCGTCGTCGTACTGGATGGTGGAGAAGATGCAGCAGATCTTCCCGCCCGGGGTGTGCAATCTGGTCTGCGGCGACCGCGACACCGGCGCTGCGCTCGTCGCACATCGGGTGCCGCAGCTGGTGTCCATCACCGGCTCCACCCGGGCCGGCATGGCGGTCGCCGCCAGCGCGGCCAATGATCTCAAGCGTGCGCATCTCGAATTGGGAGGCAAGGCGCCGGTAGTCATCTTCAACGATGCCGACATTGCAGCAGCCGTTGAGGGGCTTACCGCAGCAGGCTATTTCAACGCAGGTCAGGACTGCACGGCGGCCACCCGGCTGATTATCCAGGATGGCATCTACGACGAGTTCCTTTCGGCCATGGCCGAATCCGTGGCCAACACCCGGACCGGCTATGACCCGGCGGATGAGGACATTCTGTTTGGACCCATTAACAACGGCACCCAGATGAGCCATATCGATGGCCTGGTGTCCCGCGCGCCGGCGCATGCCCGAATTCTGGCTGGCGGCAAGCGCAAAGACTGTGCGGGCTTTTTCTACGAGCCGACGTTGATTGTCGATTTAGAACAAGACGACGAATTGATCCAGACCGAGATCTTCGGCCCGGTGGTGACCGCGCAGCGATTCGGCGATGAGCAACAAGCCCTGGCTTTTGCCAATGGGACCGAATACGGTCTCGCGTCCTCGGTATGGACCAAAAACGTCGACACCGCCGCGCGGATGGGAGCACAGCTGGACTTCGGCTGCGTATGGATCAACACGCACATTCCGCTGGTTGCCGAAATGCCACATGGCGGGTTCAAACACTCTGGCTACGGCAAGGACCTGTCCATGTACGGGCTGGAGGACTACACCCGAATCAAGCACGTGATGCACTATCACGGATTCGAGGGCTAGCCGAGCGACGCAACGGCGCCGAGATCGACGTTTTGCCGGCCAGCGCTCCCCGAACTTTCGCGGCAAGACCTCGATCTCGGAGTAATGGCCACGCGGTGGTGTGACTGGCCCCGGGTCAGGCCCGGCGCACCGGCGGGGGAGACCAGCGACCGCCAATTGCCTCGGGCCTCGGTGCATACAGCCGCATGGTCACACCGAGTGGCCCCAACGGCGTGGGAAGCCAATTGGACTCACGCTCCGGCCCGGGGTTCTGGTGCTGAAGATGGATATCGAGTGAGCCGTCCGGGTTATAGCGCAGCGGGTCGCGGTCGCCGATCGCAAACCGGTCGAGCTCGTTGGCTACCTGAAACCCTTCGGCGTCATACATGGTGATGGACCAAAAGGCTTCGGCGGGAGGCAGTTTGTCCGCGTCGAAGTGGATGACGTAATCGCGTTCGCCGGTCACCGGACTGCCGTCGGCGTCGGCGCCAAGAAGCGGATAGACGGCATCTTCGGGTGGGTTGGCACCCAGACCGATGAGGGTCACCACGGCCCGCCGCAAGTAGTTGTTGCCGTATACGCCCATGCTTTCGGCCAGGGTGATCCAGCCATTGACACTGGCGCCCAGCGTCGGAGCCACCGCCATCATGGTGTTGAGCGCGTCGGTTTTGCCCTGTTCTACAGCTGCCGCCTCAGCGGCGCTGAACCGGCTTGCATCAAACGGCTGGCCGGGCACGATTCCCAGGTGGGCCAGCCGGGCCAGCACGGAGAAATCGGTCGGATGAGGTGGATTGACGCGCAACAGATCGGCCGCGTAGGACAAGAATTCCAGCGCGGACATTCCGTTGACGATCTTCGACGGCTCGGCGGTCGTGTCGTGGTGGGGTGCAGCTGGTCCATCGGCGGACCCGGATCGGGTGGCGAGTTCGGTGATGCGATAGCCGTCTTGAACCCGGTGCACTGCAGGGTAATCGGCCGGCCCGTTGGTCTGTGTCCGGCCGATGATCCACACGTAGGGCGTGGGGGCGGCGACGACCGTCGTTCCCGCAGAGTGTTCGCCGGAATAGCCGGGACCGGCGATCACCAGATCCAACGGGCCGGTCCCGCTGGTTCGCTTGCCCGGATTGGCAAAGACATCGGTCCACATGTCCAGCATTGGCAGCATGTAATAGCGGTCGTCGGTATCGGCCGCTTGTAGACGAACGGGGCCGTCGCGCAGGTCCAACCAGGCCAGGGAATACAGCGTGTCGAAGTTCGGCCGCACCACCGCGCGGAAATCAGCCGATGGAAACGTGCGCATGTGGGAGAAGCGGTTCGGCGGGCCAACCCCGGGCCTGGCGTCGGGTACCGGGCTAAGCGCCTGCAACCGAGTCACGTCCATCGTGACCAGCGGGTAGAAGTAGATGAACGCTTCGTTGCTCAGGGTGCGCAGGTCATCCGACAGGGTGCTCACGAAAGGCTCCTTCGGCAGATTTCTTCCAGCGAATTGAACGATAGCCGGACGATGTAACGGATCAGCGAAGTCCAACCGGGCATGGGCGTGCACACATGGGCGTCCTGTTCTGCAGCGGACGCTGGTGCCGTTACAGTTGGTCCCGATGACCCAAACAGCCGCCCCGCCGGTGCTGACCGTGCGATACAACGGAGCGGAGCGCACCTTCGCAGCGGGACACGATGTCGTGATCGGCCGTGATCTGCGGGCCGATGTCCGTGTCGCAGACCCGCTGATCTCCCGGGTGCACCTGCTGTTGCGCTACGACCAGGGCCGATGGATTGCCATTGATAACGGCAGCCTCAACGGCCTGTATGTGCACAACCGGCGCGTGCCGGTCGTCGACATCCAAGAT belongs to Mycobacterium basiliense and includes:
- a CDS encoding DUF1254 domain-containing protein; the encoded protein is MSTLSDDLRTLSNEAFIYFYPLVTMDVTRLQALSPVPDARPGVGPPNRFSHMRTFPSADFRAVVRPNFDTLYSLAWLDLRDGPVRLQAADTDDRYYMLPMLDMWTDVFANPGKRTSGTGPLDLVIAGPGYSGEHSAGTTVVAAPTPYVWIIGRTQTNGPADYPAVHRVQDGYRITELATRSGSADGPAAPHHDTTAEPSKIVNGMSALEFLSYAADLLRVNPPHPTDFSVLARLAHLGIVPGQPFDASRFSAAEAAAVEQGKTDALNTMMAVAPTLGASVNGWITLAESMGVYGNNYLRRAVVTLIGLGANPPEDAVYPLLGADADGSPVTGERDYVIHFDADKLPPAEAFWSITMYDAEGFQVANELDRFAIGDRDPLRYNPDGSLDIHLQHQNPGPERESNWLPTPLGPLGVTMRLYAPRPEAIGGRWSPPPVRRA
- a CDS encoding gamma-aminobutyraldehyde dehydrogenase, with the protein product MAEKKVFHNIIAGEIQAKPDGNTMDIVNPSTGEVYASAPNSSGRDVDDAFVAAAKAFESWRWSTPSERQRALLRLADLIEENAEELVAIECENTGKPISLTRSEEIPPMVDQIRFFAGAARVLEGRAQGEYMRGYTSSIRREPVGPVAQVAPWNYPMMMAVWKFAPALAAGCTVVLKPSDTTPASSYWMVEKMQQIFPPGVCNLVCGDRDTGAALVAHRVPQLVSITGSTRAGMAVAASAANDLKRAHLELGGKAPVVIFNDADIAAAVEGLTAAGYFNAGQDCTAATRLIIQDGIYDEFLSAMAESVANTRTGYDPADEDILFGPINNGTQMSHIDGLVSRAPAHARILAGGKRKDCAGFFYEPTLIVDLEQDDELIQTEIFGPVVTAQRFGDEQQALAFANGTEYGLASSVWTKNVDTAARMGAQLDFGCVWINTHIPLVAEMPHGGFKHSGYGKDLSMYGLEDYTRIKHVMHYHGFEG
- a CDS encoding primary-amine oxidase, with the translated sequence MTDTIVQTFHPLDPLAENEFKQAVAILRRDRGVDGRWRFASMELEEPSKPELVAFDHSGTVPERRAVIVCFNRDSNSTYKASVSLTEDKVLSWVCLPGVQANITHDEWLEAGAVLRSHPDVVQALHRRGITDLENMLVDVWAYGDAVIPVQYRGRRLAWSDSWLTTPGGANLYAQHIKGFHCVIDLNTMELLEIEQGNPLEFPAVMAEYIPRHIPERLRDSSARGALRPLQISQPEGPSFTLRGNHLEWQNWSLRVGFNYREGMTLHKVAYNDHGRVRPIAHRISFAEMTVPYRDHCADHYRRTAFDIGEWGLGFMTTSLELGCDCLGEIRYLDAVLHNSKGEPHTIKNAICIHEEDNAVLWKHVAYDGSAEVRRMRRLTISFHVTVANYEYLVYWRFYQDGNIECEIRATGLMVTTAVTDGEPHPHGTLVDERTYAPYHQHFLTARLDLDIDGTHNTVYVSETEVVPTGPNNPYGLSLRQKNIPLRTEEDGKQDYNWETQRAWRVVNENVTNGLGTHPSYKLVPGAAIPAMFDPSSPVLRRAEVISHTVWVTPNHPGERWPAGEFVNQSGPGLGLPEWTAANRSIENTDVVVWYTFGIHHVTRPEDWPVMPVDTASFWLKPVGFFDRNPALDVAPTASEMCHGAGGR
- a CDS encoding APC family permease is translated as MTGTPAAQIFARGPKGNRFKAQPLVPHRDDTASDGVLSKGLASGAVGTVSGAILGIACVAPGYTLTASVGLIVAAVGLKMPAIFVFGFIPMFLTAFAYRELNADSPDCGASFTWSTKAFGPYVGWMCGWGMVIATVIVLSNLAAVAVQFFYLLLAGMFDSPGIAALGANRWVDIASTLVFIAGATWVSSRGIQTSERVQGLLVCFQMTVILGFGVAAIVGAIRGHGPANLSFNLGWFDPFSGLAMGAFVIGVTGSIFSFWGWDTCLTLGEECTDPKKVPGRAGVLCVVSILLTYLLVSVAMMMYAGVGSEGPGLGNPDNSENVFGALARPVLGPWGSQLLFVGILASTLSSLQTTFLPASRCMLAMGAYRAFPQRFSAVSPRFQVPLFSTIAAAVASGAFYTLARLLSERTLLDTIAALGMLVCWYYGITAFACMWYFRKELFRSLRNVAFKFVCPLLGGMMLLLVFAVSVHESMDPRHGSGASIAGVGLVFYLGFGILLLGVVLMVVMRVRQPGFFLGHTLTPSTPALTDDAAVATASQPDAGPDEHR